One genomic window of Aptenodytes patagonicus chromosome 3, bAptPat1.pri.cur, whole genome shotgun sequence includes the following:
- the CIMIP5 gene encoding ciliary microtubule inner protein 5, which produces MDKLGKGSGFRRNNLVRSWQPATTPLGQPASAPSASLGSSQPRRPVAAQPATRAWADEQAALQQDQVQQDKIWRESVEAEQRGRKIWYQNWSFLKDYDQMGKKKEQKPLPNYMPVFSNKVPNSTNQTIGSRMNTELGRVLVNTDYFFSSGARKRKLEGELQLS; this is translated from the exons ATGGACAAGTTGGGAAAGGGTTCTGGATTCAGGAGAAATAACTTGGTTAGGTCTTGGCAACCAGCAACCACACCTCTGGGACAACCAGCCTCAGCTCCATCTGCGTCTCTTGGCAGCAGCCAACCCAGAAGACCTGTTGCTGCACAGCCGGCTACTCGGGCCTGGGCAGAtgagcaggcagcactgcagcaggaccAGGTTCAACAGGATAAGATCTGGAGAGAGTCTGTAGAGGctgaacagagaggaagaaaaatctg GTACCAGAACTGGAGTTTCCTAAAGGACTATGACCAAATG GGTaagaaaaaggagcagaagccACTGCCAAACTATATGCCTGTGTTCTCAAACAAAGTTCCCAACTCGACCAACCAGACTATTGGCAGTCGAATGAATACTGAACTTGGCAGGGTTCTGGTAAACACAGATTACTTCTTCAGCAGTGGAGCACGAAAAAGGAAACTTGAGGGTGAGCTCCAGCTTTCCTAG